From one Agathobaculum sp. NTUH-O15-33 genomic stretch:
- a CDS encoding sigma 54-interacting transcriptional regulator, with translation MIRIVLIAPFEDLKKEAEQVFAECMENDRAEQNGARAYDLCVLLAPTTAQALSLDLDADVIIARGATAFDLKRRGFPLPIVELVISGEDTLNVLYNLKEHYGQTPAAMIGSTNMILGIEQTAQKIGVNVTPYYLEENTDEEIYRVVMRAVADGKKVILGGMRGCTYAHNLGVEHILLTSGRSSIWNAITAAKQLGVVSRETKEQSLLRSAMVDNAFEGLIALDQNGNILSMNHSAHNILDLAPGNWFLGMPIREVLRSPQIAKLIKQSGDYIDEIVEYAQTHLSVKKITIYLREEVIGYVLTVLNANQIQETEGKLRGKIYHKGHTAKYTFDNIIGESAPIRECIRRANAYAQTNSSIVIFGESGTGKELFSQSIHNASGRRGQPFVAINCAAIPENLLESELFGYAGGAFTGASKEGKPGLFELAHNGTIFLDEISEMPLALQSRLLRVIQEREIMRIGHDKVIPIDVRIIAASNRNLYEQVQKGLFREDLFYRLDVLDLMIPPLRERGGDITLLAQAFLDEFCLGQSRKPIRLSPSAEQLLERQLWQGNIRELRNFCERLCVLGGSAHVVEADMLKDFLSKGSGCLAPMAEPEKPATELELERLLDALEAAKGNKTEAAKALGISRVTLWRQLKRLETEQS, from the coding sequence ATGATCCGCATTGTATTGATCGCGCCATTTGAAGATTTGAAGAAGGAAGCGGAGCAGGTTTTTGCGGAATGCATGGAAAACGACCGAGCCGAACAGAACGGCGCACGCGCTTATGATCTTTGCGTACTTCTTGCACCGACGACGGCGCAGGCGCTGTCACTCGATCTGGACGCGGATGTGATCATCGCGCGCGGCGCGACTGCTTTTGACCTTAAGCGCCGTGGGTTTCCGTTGCCGATTGTTGAACTCGTCATATCGGGTGAAGATACGTTAAATGTGCTCTATAATTTAAAGGAGCATTACGGGCAGACGCCCGCCGCCATGATCGGCTCGACAAATATGATTTTGGGGATCGAGCAGACCGCTCAAAAAATCGGCGTCAATGTCACACCTTACTACCTAGAAGAAAATACGGACGAAGAAATATACCGTGTCGTCATGCGTGCCGTTGCAGATGGGAAAAAGGTGATATTGGGCGGCATGCGGGGCTGTACTTACGCGCACAACCTTGGCGTAGAACATATTTTGCTGACTTCCGGCAGAAGCTCGATATGGAACGCCATTACCGCGGCCAAACAGCTTGGCGTAGTCAGCCGTGAAACAAAGGAGCAGAGCCTGTTGCGCTCGGCAATGGTGGACAATGCATTTGAGGGACTAATCGCGCTCGATCAAAACGGCAATATTTTATCGATGAACCATTCTGCGCACAATATATTGGATCTTGCGCCCGGGAATTGGTTCTTGGGCATGCCCATACGGGAGGTGCTGCGATCTCCGCAAATCGCAAAGCTGATCAAACAATCGGGCGACTATATTGACGAGATTGTTGAGTATGCGCAAACCCATCTGTCCGTTAAGAAAATTACGATATATTTGCGGGAAGAAGTGATTGGCTATGTGCTGACCGTTTTGAATGCAAACCAGATTCAGGAGACGGAGGGGAAGCTGCGCGGCAAGATTTATCACAAAGGGCATACGGCAAAATACACGTTTGACAATATCATTGGAGAGAGCGCGCCGATCCGCGAATGCATCCGGCGTGCAAACGCTTATGCACAAACCAATTCCAGCATTGTTATCTTTGGAGAGAGCGGCACGGGCAAAGAACTGTTCAGCCAATCAATTCACAATGCCAGCGGGCGGCGGGGCCAGCCGTTTGTCGCTATCAACTGCGCGGCAATTCCGGAGAATTTGCTGGAAAGCGAGCTGTTTGGTTATGCCGGCGGTGCGTTCACCGGCGCCAGTAAGGAGGGGAAACCCGGTCTGTTTGAACTGGCGCATAACGGAACGATTTTTTTAGATGAAATATCAGAAATGCCTCTGGCGTTACAAAGCCGCTTGCTTCGCGTGATTCAGGAAAGGGAGATCATGCGCATCGGCCATGATAAAGTGATCCCGATCGATGTACGCATCATTGCCGCTAGCAACCGAAATCTATACGAGCAGGTGCAAAAGGGATTGTTTCGGGAAGATCTGTTTTACCGTCTGGATGTGCTCGACTTGATGATACCGCCCCTGCGGGAGCGCGGCGGCGATATCACACTGCTGGCGCAGGCGTTTCTGGATGAATTCTGTTTAGGGCAGAGTAGGAAGCCGATCCGGCTTTCTCCTTCAGCCGAGCAGCTATTGGAGCGGCAGCTCTGGCAAGGCAATATCCGTGAGCTGCGCAATTTTTGTGAGCGGTTATGCGTGCTGGGCGGCTCAGCGCATGTGGTGGAAGCCGATATGCTAAAGGACTTTTTATCTAAAGGAAGCGGCTGCCTTGCGCCGATGGCTGAGCCGGAGAAACCGGCAACCGAATTGGAACTGGAAAGGCTGCTTGACGCGCTGGAGGCAGCGAAAGGCAATAAAACAGAGGCGGCCAAAGCGCTGGGCATAAGCCGCGTCACGCTTTGGCGTCAGCTCAAACGGCTGGAGACGGAACAAAGCTGA
- a CDS encoding 3-hydroxyacyl-CoA dehydrogenase family protein, with product MMHCKTGVVGAGRVGAGMATLMAGHGCWVTIIGLDENDLVRCRRILQDNLDEMKQQGLATEKNCAAIWKRFAFSTDMASLSDCVFVLEAAFEDLAVKKEIYRQLEAVVAQGTLMASTTSAISTELLTADMTYPERFVVTHPFQPAHMLPLVELVGGPKTTPEIMARAKTFLEALDRQVVVLKKSVPGFIINRFAQALFREALYLIEQEVVSAEDVDKAVKYAVGMRYASIGLLEYFDDVGFQMESDIARCVYPDLCGAREVQQIVTTGLATGGTGRAAGHGLYDWGGKDDADYLRRKAAPYYACFCWEMPEE from the coding sequence ATGATGCATTGCAAAACTGGCGTAGTCGGCGCGGGACGTGTCGGCGCGGGTATGGCGACCCTCATGGCGGGACATGGCTGCTGGGTGACGATTATTGGGCTGGATGAAAACGATCTTGTCCGCTGCCGCCGGATATTACAGGACAATTTAGACGAGATGAAACAACAGGGGCTTGCAACAGAAAAAAACTGTGCCGCAATCTGGAAACGTTTCGCCTTTTCTACGGATATGGCGTCGCTGTCGGACTGTGTCTTTGTGCTGGAAGCGGCGTTCGAGGATCTAGCGGTGAAAAAGGAGATATACCGGCAATTAGAAGCGGTCGTTGCGCAGGGAACCCTGATGGCATCCACCACTTCGGCGATCTCAACGGAGCTATTAACAGCGGACATGACCTATCCCGAGCGTTTTGTGGTCACACATCCGTTTCAGCCGGCGCATATGCTGCCGCTTGTGGAACTGGTTGGCGGACCCAAGACAACGCCGGAGATCATGGCGCGCGCGAAAACATTTTTGGAAGCGCTGGATCGTCAAGTGGTCGTGCTCAAAAAAAGCGTACCGGGCTTTATTATCAATCGTTTTGCGCAGGCCCTGTTCCGCGAGGCGCTTTACTTGATCGAGCAGGAAGTCGTATCGGCCGAAGATGTGGACAAGGCGGTCAAATACGCGGTCGGTATGCGATATGCGTCGATCGGACTGCTGGAGTATTTTGACGATGTCGGGTTCCAAATGGAGAGTGATATTGCCCGGTGCGTGTATCCTGATTTATGCGGCGCGCGGGAGGTGCAGCAAATCGTTACAACAGGCCTTGCAACAGGCGGGACCGGGCGTGCGGCGGGACACGGCCTTTATGATTGGGGCGGCAAGGACGACGCCGATTATCTCAGGCGTAAAGCAGCGCCGTATTACGCATGCTTTTGTTGGGAAATGCCTGAAGAATAA
- a CDS encoding aminotransferase class III-fold pyridoxal phosphate-dependent enzyme produces the protein MKTYQYPNSSKMMEKAKQFIPSGIPGHQGVASFMPLEHYPIFSDHAEGTYFWDVDGNKFLDFMCGYGPNILGYNDPDVNKAAMEQMKKEDCVSQPSTKMIELAELLVNTIDTADWAFFAKNGGDVTSLALLVAKAATGRQKIVLINHSYHGVAPWAQSPGAADGMFNKEQEDLIYIDWNSVEQLEQAIAENPGQIAGFISTPYYQPALMRNELPAADYWSRVRDICTKNGIVLILDDVRCGFRLDMAGSDRYYGFNADLVCMCKSLANGYNISTLMGIESLKEACEKVYFTGSYWLSAVPMAASIACINKLKAMNAPERLLKLGKMYTDGLEKLAVRYGYRMEVSAEPSLFYLFLLQDPAAQSWDLFGPDGELHRAWIGENVRRGVFLTNYHNQFINCAMTEDDIKFALEVADEAFHAVKDRF, from the coding sequence ATGAAGACCTATCAATATCCCAATAGCAGCAAAATGATGGAGAAGGCAAAGCAGTTTATTCCCAGCGGCATCCCCGGACATCAGGGCGTCGCCTCCTTTATGCCGCTGGAGCATTATCCGATTTTTTCCGACCATGCCGAGGGAACCTATTTCTGGGATGTGGACGGTAACAAATTCCTTGATTTTATGTGTGGGTACGGCCCCAATATCCTTGGCTATAACGACCCCGATGTCAATAAGGCCGCCATGGAGCAGATGAAGAAGGAGGACTGTGTATCCCAGCCCTCTACCAAGATGATCGAGCTGGCGGAGCTTTTGGTAAACACGATCGACACGGCCGACTGGGCGTTTTTCGCAAAAAACGGCGGCGACGTGACCAGCCTAGCTCTGCTCGTGGCCAAGGCCGCCACCGGACGCCAAAAGATCGTGCTGATCAACCACAGCTACCACGGTGTCGCGCCCTGGGCGCAAAGCCCCGGCGCAGCGGACGGTATGTTCAACAAGGAGCAGGAGGACCTGATCTATATCGACTGGAACAGCGTCGAGCAGTTGGAGCAGGCCATCGCCGAAAACCCCGGACAGATCGCCGGCTTTATCTCCACCCCGTACTATCAGCCCGCCCTGATGCGAAATGAACTGCCGGCTGCCGATTATTGGAGCCGCGTGCGCGATATTTGCACGAAGAATGGCATCGTCCTTATTCTGGACGACGTGCGCTGCGGTTTCCGTCTCGACATGGCCGGTTCCGACCGGTACTATGGTTTCAACGCCGACCTTGTCTGCATGTGCAAATCTCTGGCGAACGGCTACAACATCTCTACGCTCATGGGCATCGAAAGCCTGAAGGAAGCCTGCGAAAAGGTTTATTTCACCGGCAGCTATTGGCTGAGCGCCGTTCCCATGGCCGCTTCCATCGCCTGTATCAATAAGCTGAAGGCCATGAACGCTCCCGAGCGCCTGCTGAAGCTGGGTAAAATGTACACCGATGGCCTTGAAAAGCTGGCAGTAAGATATGGCTACCGCATGGAGGTCAGCGCCGAACCGTCCCTGTTCTACCTCTTTTTGCTGCAGGATCCAGCCGCCCAAAGCTGGGATTTATTCGGGCCCGATGGCGAGCTGCACAGAGCGTGGATCGGTGAGAATGTGCGCCGCGGCGTATTCCTTACCAATTATCACAATCAGTTCATCAACTGTGCAATGACCGAGGACGACATCAAGTTTGCCTTGGAAGTGGCCGACGAAGCGTTCCATGCGGTAAAGGATAGGTTTTAA
- a CDS encoding NAD(P)/FAD-dependent oxidoreductase, with the protein MSFKHLFSPGKIGTITLRNRVIMPAMATCMAEKDYTVGPRLCAYHAARARGGCAMNITEYVAVHETTHIPCSPALYDDSFISGFRKLAEAIHQEGGRLCVQLWHAGRQTMPGETGFEAIAPSAIPVPIPGMEGMPVPREMTAADIAEIVKSFGDAARRAKEAGADAVEVHGAHGYLIGQFTSAWSNRRQDEYGGSMENRMRFACEVIREVRRQVGDDYPVLFRMSAEERVPSPDAMTTPQAVQAAKLAEAAGADAIHVSIGSYGDLWDMIPPIQHKPGFNVSNAAAVKAAVSVPVIAVGRINDPALAEHVLAEGLADFVSMGRAQLADHDFVRKAQEGRAEDIVKCIGCNQGCISRYGTSPNGPHLTCMQNPLCGHEFMMQQTPAKKSLRVLVAGGGVAGLTAATILQNRGHAVTLCEAQPECGGEFMLASVPPGKQEIADAVLRRVRQAKEAGVEIRCNCKVDDQLLREERPDYVVIAIGASPAVPPIPGVERAVLARDVLAGNAKTGRRVVILGGGLVGAETGEFLTALGKDVTIVEMMAQMVPKADMYKQHYVAEYVEKNQIPVWLNTACLSIAEGAIQIRDGEGNEHTLEADSVVLATGYRPQHTLAAIAAAANIPYALIGDAKEARLAIDAIHEAFYLANEL; encoded by the coding sequence ATGTCATTCAAGCATTTGTTTTCTCCCGGCAAGATTGGCACGATCACGCTGCGCAACCGTGTGATTATGCCCGCGATGGCCACCTGTATGGCGGAAAAGGATTATACCGTGGGACCGCGCCTGTGCGCATACCATGCGGCCAGAGCCCGGGGCGGCTGCGCCATGAACATTACGGAGTATGTGGCCGTACATGAAACCACCCATATCCCTTGCTCGCCCGCCCTGTATGACGACAGCTTTATCTCCGGCTTCCGCAAGCTGGCGGAGGCGATCCATCAGGAGGGCGGCAGGCTGTGCGTGCAGCTTTGGCACGCCGGCCGCCAGACGATGCCCGGCGAAACAGGCTTTGAAGCCATTGCTCCCAGCGCTATTCCAGTGCCTATTCCGGGGATGGAGGGCATGCCGGTGCCGCGTGAAATGACGGCGGCGGATATTGCCGAAATCGTGAAGAGCTTTGGCGACGCGGCCCGCCGCGCCAAGGAGGCCGGAGCCGACGCAGTGGAGGTGCACGGAGCGCACGGCTACCTGATCGGCCAGTTCACGAGCGCGTGGAGCAACAGGCGGCAGGACGAATACGGCGGCTCCATGGAAAACCGTATGCGTTTCGCCTGCGAGGTCATTCGTGAGGTGCGCCGTCAGGTGGGGGACGATTACCCGGTTCTGTTCCGTATGAGCGCCGAGGAGCGCGTGCCGTCGCCCGACGCGATGACCACCCCGCAGGCGGTGCAGGCGGCCAAGCTGGCCGAGGCGGCGGGCGCGGACGCCATCCATGTCTCGATCGGCAGCTACGGCGACCTGTGGGATATGATTCCGCCCATTCAGCACAAGCCCGGCTTTAACGTGTCCAACGCCGCCGCGGTAAAGGCCGCGGTGTCGGTGCCGGTCATCGCGGTGGGCCGCATCAACGACCCCGCTCTGGCGGAGCACGTGCTGGCGGAGGGGCTGGCGGATTTCGTATCCATGGGCAGAGCCCAGCTGGCCGACCACGATTTTGTGCGCAAGGCGCAGGAGGGGCGCGCGGAGGATATCGTCAAGTGTATCGGCTGCAATCAGGGTTGTATCAGCCGCTACGGCACCTCGCCGAACGGACCCCACCTTACCTGTATGCAAAACCCGCTGTGCGGGCACGAGTTTATGATGCAGCAAACCCCGGCGAAAAAAAGCCTGCGCGTGCTGGTGGCCGGCGGCGGCGTAGCGGGCCTTACGGCGGCCACGATACTGCAAAACCGCGGCCATGCCGTGACGCTATGCGAAGCCCAGCCGGAATGCGGCGGCGAATTCATGCTGGCAAGCGTACCGCCCGGCAAGCAGGAGATCGCTGACGCGGTGCTCAGGCGAGTCCGTCAGGCAAAGGAAGCGGGGGTTGAAATCCGCTGCAACTGCAAGGTGGATGACCAGCTTTTGCGCGAGGAGCGGCCGGACTATGTCGTGATCGCCATAGGCGCAAGCCCGGCGGTGCCGCCGATTCCCGGCGTGGAGCGCGCCGTACTCGCGCGGGACGTGCTCGCGGGCAACGCCAAGACAGGGCGGCGCGTGGTCATTCTGGGCGGCGGTTTGGTCGGCGCAGAGACGGGCGAGTTCCTGACCGCGCTCGGCAAGGACGTCACCATCGTGGAGATGATGGCTCAGATGGTTCCCAAGGCGGATATGTACAAGCAGCATTATGTGGCGGAATATGTGGAAAAGAATCAGATTCCCGTTTGGCTGAACACCGCCTGCCTGTCCATCGCCGAGGGGGCGATCCAAATCCGCGACGGCGAAGGGAATGAGCATACTCTGGAAGCCGACAGTGTGGTGCTCGCGACCGGTTATCGTCCCCAGCATACACTGGCCGCTATTGCGGCCGCGGCGAATATTCCCTATGCTTTGATCGGTGACGCCAAGGAAGCGCGGCTTGCCATTGATGCGATCCACGAAGCGTTCTATCTGGCCAATGAACTGTAA
- a CDS encoding NAD(P)-dependent oxidoreductase — translation MKKIGFIGVGVMGRHMVRNLLANGYEVSVYSRSKDKLAAFLAETGADWCDTAAACARGRDAVITMVGYPQDVEQVYFGDHGILAAANIGTYLIDMTTTDPRLSVRIAQQAAACGLHALDAPVSGGDAGAKNGTLSIMVGGDAADFEVCLPILQAMGNTIILEGPAGSGQHTKMANQIAIAGALSGVCEALRYGELTGLNTQKMLDSISQGAAGSWQMSNQMPKMMAHDNAPGFFLKHFIKDMHIALAQTTVPLPVLRTVCEMCVELEAQGHGDEGTQALIEHYRRE, via the coding sequence ATGAAAAAGATAGGGTTTATCGGCGTTGGCGTGATGGGGCGGCATATGGTACGCAATCTGCTGGCCAACGGCTACGAGGTATCGGTTTATTCACGCAGCAAGGATAAGCTCGCCGCATTCCTTGCAGAGACCGGAGCCGATTGGTGCGATACTGCGGCTGCTTGCGCGCGCGGACGCGATGCGGTGATCACCATGGTCGGCTATCCGCAGGATGTGGAGCAGGTTTATTTTGGCGATCACGGCATCCTAGCGGCGGCGAATATCGGCACCTATCTGATCGATATGACGACGACAGACCCGCGGCTGTCCGTGCGCATTGCGCAGCAGGCGGCCGCATGTGGTCTGCATGCGCTGGACGCGCCGGTTTCCGGCGGCGACGCCGGAGCAAAAAATGGTACGCTTTCCATTATGGTCGGCGGTGATGCGGCTGATTTTGAGGTGTGTTTGCCCATTTTGCAGGCCATGGGGAACACCATAATCCTAGAGGGACCGGCGGGCAGCGGGCAGCACACCAAAATGGCCAACCAAATCGCGATCGCGGGCGCGCTCTCCGGTGTATGTGAAGCGCTGCGATATGGCGAGCTGACCGGGCTGAACACGCAAAAAATGCTGGACAGTATCAGTCAAGGCGCTGCTGGAAGCTGGCAAATGAGCAACCAGATGCCCAAAATGATGGCGCACGACAATGCCCCGGGATTTTTTCTGAAGCATTTTATCAAGGACATGCATATTGCGCTGGCGCAAACAACCGTTCCGTTACCCGTTCTGCGCACGGTATGCGAAATGTGCGTGGAGCTTGAAGCGCAGGGCCATGGAGACGAAGGCACACAGGCGCTGATCGAGCACTATCGCCGCGAATAA